The DNA window AAGCGAGCTGTTCGACGGGACAATGGTGAAGCCGCCGTTCAGGTTACGCGACTTGGTATTGGTCTTCTGCGTGTTCAGGTAGTATGTGCCCGAAACGCCGAGGCTGTTGTCGAACGGCACGATTTCGTCGATGTACTGCTGCACGAAGAGATCCGCCTTCGAGATGTTCTTCTTCGGCACGTAGACAATGTCGAACGCGCGAAGCAGGATGTCGTTCTCGGTGGCTCCCGTTTTCAACACTTTCGCGAGATTCGTCTTGAACACATACGGCTTGCCGTTCGGATTGCGCCGAATTACGAGCACACTGTTCAAGCGCGAGTCTTCGGTCGGGCCCTGGGCCATGAGAATTGCCGAAAGGGCCGTCGGGCTGCCTTCAAGCGGCAACACGCCGTTGACCTTCGTTTCGCCGCCCACGTAGATGCGCGCGCCGCTCGCCTGAACCAGGTCCAGGGAGGCCTCGACATCATTGAAGTTCATGGCCGACATCACGTCACTGAGGTATTGGCGAACCTCTTCGACGCTGTAACCGGCCGCTTGAACGTCACCGATCTTCGCAATCGAGACCTTGCCGTCCGGACGAACCGTTACTTGGCCGTTCATGGTCGTTAGCGTGTTGTTGATGAATGGGAACACGACCAGGCTTACGTCGGGCGCATTCGACAACTTCTTGCCGGCGGCTTCCTTGATGGCGGCGCCTGCCTCGGCGACAGTCTTGCCCGCGATGTGCACGTCGGTATCGAGACCGGGCACGCGGATAGCGCCGTCAGGTCGGACGACCACGTCGCGGCTCATGTTTTCCAAGCGGTCCGGGTTCGAGAAGTCGACGTTTACGGTAATCATCGGGTCGCCTTCGATGATCCCTGTCTTCTTGTACAAGGCGTTAAGCTTTTTCTCCAGCTCTTTTGCCGTCAAACCGGAGGCCTTGATGTCGCCAACCTGCGGCATGGTGATGAAGCCATCCGGGCGGACCGTTCGGTTCGAGTTGAGCTGCCAATTACTCAGGAAGCTGATACCCAAGAGGTCGCCCACGTCGATTTTGTATTCCGCCGTGTCGCCCAATGGCGCGCTGAACCGCACTTCCATATTGTCGCCAACTTCGATTCGGTAGTCCCATGGCGTTTCCCCGTCGCGGAATTCCCGCACGCGGAACTGAACCCCGATCTTATCGCCGACCTGCAAGAGATAGGGCGTTGTATCCGCCCCGCTCAAACGGTCGATCTCTTCGGGCGTCACGTCCTTGGACTTGCCCTGTGGATCGAGCATGATCGTCCCGCGTGGGGCGGTGCATCCTGCGACTGCCAAAAACGTCGCAATCAGCGCGGCCCACCCGAGCCCGGAACCTGGTATCGCTTTCATGAGATGTCGCCTCCTCACATACTCCCTGTCAGTCTCGGCTACGAGCCCGCAGGGTGTTTCCGCGTTATCCAGCGCAACCTTTACGGTATCTGAATTCCAATTCGTCTTCTGTCCCTACTTCGTCTTCACGTATTCCGAATGAGTCGCAGCGAGTGCGGGACCTCTCTGCGGTCGCCGCTCTCCCTTCCGCTCCTCAAACCAAAATCCAAATATTCCAACTAGCCTTATCGGCCAATCTTCCCAACCGTCGAAGCACCCGGTGGATTGGGCCCAGACTGGGTCGGCCCCACCGCGCGCGGTCTAACCGGTTCGTTCAACGTTGCTGTCGGCGGAGTCACGCCGGGCGTCGGTGCTGAAATTGCTCCGGGGGCCGTCGCTCCTGTCGGCAACATACGCCGTTGCCGTTCGCGTTTCGTGGCGCCCAATTCCGGTCTTCCGAAGTCGGGCCGCGGCGCGAAGGTCTGCGGAGGCAGTATCTTCCGGCGCTGGCGCGTTTCCGGCGTAATGCGGAACAAACCGGACCGGCTTCGCAATACGCTGGCGTAGATTTCAGCCGGCAACACCTGGGCTTCTTTGAAGATTTCCAGCACCAGCGGCCCCGCAGCTTCCAGCGCTTTCCGCTCGATGCCGGTGTGCTCCACGCTCAGTTTATAGAACTCGTACAAGACGGCATCGCGCGCGGGTTCGGCCCACACCTCGAATTGGTTTTCGTAGGGCGGGGTCAAGTCCACCGTTTGAATCGATATGCGATAGCGCTCGCCAGGGTTCTGCAAGTAGTTTGGCGCCGACGGCACAACCACCTCCGAGCGGATTTCAAGGAGGTAAGTCGGTTCAGGAGTTACACGAGCGGACTGCCCCGGTTTCGGTTCAACGACGTCCGTGAGATCCGGACCCGAGAAACGGCCGCGCTCGATAATCCCGATGCGGCACACGTTGTCGAGTTGCTCGATGATCAAACGATGATTCTCGTCGAGAGCCACGCCGTGGTAACGTTCCTGCGCTTGCGCAAATGCGGCGCTCGACGCAAAAGCGGCTATCGCAACCGCGACGGCGATATGCGATATCGATCTGCTCTTACGATCCATGGGCGCTTTCCTGAAGCAGTCCGGGGACGCTATGGTTACGGGGTCGCTGCGTAATGACCGTATCGCGATAGTCCAGTCCGTCATCAATGACGACATCGGACATCACGACGCATCGCTCGAACGTGGCCGGGCGCGTGATCGCCACGCGATCACCGACAACGGAATCGCGCAGTTTAACACCGTCAGCCAATGTACACGCCGCGCCTACCAACTCGTGCAGATTTCTCCGCTTTAGTTGATGCAGGGAACACGCAATCAAATCGCTCGTGAACGTCACGTTCACGTCCCAGTTCACAACCCCTGCAATACGAACAGGATACTCGAAATCGATCAGAATTTGAATAGAGTCTGTCAATTCATATTCATCCCGCATGGCCGTCCGGGGCGTGCGGCGAATTGCGTCGAAAATCGGCAAGTCAAAAAGGTATAACCCACATCCCTTCAACAGGTTAGGCACGTGGCGCGGTTTCTCGATCACCCGGCGGACCGTCCCGTCCTCCCGGAGTTGGACCGAGAAATTACGCTTGACGGCCTCAGGGTCGGTTTCTTCCTTGACGGCGATTACGGCCGCCGCATCATGTTCTTCCATCTCCTTGAACATACTCGGCAAGTCGTCAATTTCAAAATAGATATCGCCGAGCATGAGCAAAAAAGGACTATGGATCAGGCGTTCCAACTGGCCAACGGCATGGGCAATCCCAAGACGTTGCTGCTGTTCGACGTACTCGACTCGGACACCGTATTGCGATCCATCACCGATGATCTGCGTAATGCGATGGCCCAAATGCCCAATGACAATAAATATCTCTTCGATGCCGACCGAGCGCATCGATTCAAGTTGGTAGGCAAGCAAAGGCTTGTTGCAGATGGGCACAATGGGCTTGGGCATGAGTTCGCCAAACGGACCCATGCGCGAACCGTGGCCGGCCGCTAAGATCACGCCCTGATAGGTGCGCGAAGCCATCCCTTCCCTTGGTCTCCCTTCCGCTTCCGAGTACTCAGTGAGGCACGGTTACGTCGTCGTAACCGCCCGCCTCGATCCACGCGATGGTCCGCTGCAACCCCTCTTCGAGGCTCACTTGCGGCTCCCATCCCAGTAATGCGCGTGCTTTCGAGCTGTCCGCTTCAACGCGGAGTATCTCGCTCTTCTTGGGTCGAACTCGTTCGGGGTCGGCGACGATGTCCATGTCCTTGCCCATGAAATTGGCGATCATCTGCGCCAACTCGCCGATTGTCACTGCGCGGGTCGAGCCAAAGTTTACCACTTCGCCGACCACGCTGTCTTCTTCAGCCATGCGTACGAAAGCAGTCACTATATCATCTACGTAGGTGAAATTTCTTGTTGGCGTCAAGTCGCCTAGCCGCAACTCCTTCCCACGCATCAGTTGAATGATTATCGTGGGGATAATCAGGAATCTTCCAATGCGCGGACCATAGACATTAAATATGCGGCACGTAGTGACCGGCAAGTCGTACGATAGATAGAAACTCTCGACTGTACTGTCCGCCGCAAGCTTCGAGGCCGTGTACGGGTTGTGGGCCGCCACGGGGTGCATCTCGTTGATGGGCTTACCTCCGACTGCCGTCCCGTACACCCCCGCGGACGAGGTATGCACCAGTCGCCGTACGTGCTCGTGTCGCGCCGCGTTACAGACATTCAACGTCCCGAATACGTTGGTGACGATAGTCTCTTCGGGGTTCGCATAGGAATAGGCCACGCTGGTGATGGCGGCCAAATGGAAGATCGTGTCCGCGCCTTCGGCGGCTTCGCGCACGAAGGCCCCGTCGCGGATGTTTCCTCCGCAGATTTCCAGGTTCTTCGTATGATGGTTAGGCACCCCGGCTAGATAGCCGATGCTGCCCCGCATGTTCCCGTGGACTACGGCGCGCACCTCTGCGCCCTGCGATAGCAGCCGTTCGACAAGGTGGCTTCCGATGAAGCCCCCCGCCCCCGTGATCAGTACTTTGCGTCCTGTCCAGTCCATGCTAGCTTGCTCCTGCCGTCAGCGGCTTTTGCCAAACGCCGAGCATGTGGGTGCTCAACCGACGCAGCCCCGGCGTGTACATCGCCGCGCGCTCCACGGCGCGGACCGCCAGGGCCAGTGGCCGGATAAAGATGAAGAACGCCCACATTCCCGCGAGCATTTCCAGGCGCAGAGATCGAAAGCCGGCCTCCTGCATCAATGCGTCGAGGCGGCCGGGGGTGTTGGCTCGGTAATACGTCGGAAACGTGTCCTCGTCGTGACCCCCGAACAAGAATCCTTTGAATGCGGCCTTCACCGGATGAGGTATCAGGCCGGACATTACCGCAAATGGACTGTAACGATTGGGCGTGAGCACGGCGACAATGCCGCCAGGCCTCAGCACGCGCATGAATTCGCGGAAGACGGCTAGCGGGTTCGCCAAGTGCTCGATCACAAACTTGCACAGAATCGCGTCGAACGCCCCGCTCACGAACGGCAGCGCATCCAGCGGCGCGAACACGCGATCGCGAACCAACACGTTCGCGCGCAAGCCTGCCATGTCTACGTCGCAACCGACTGCGTGCCCCGCGCGCTCCAACGAAGGGATATCGGGATCGCCGCGGCTGCACCCTGCGTCAAGCAGGACGGTGTCGCGGTTTACGTGCGGCGCAATGGCATCCTCGTAGCGGCCGTTGACATCGGCAACCCACAGCTTAATCAGCCGGTAGCGCGACACGCCGATCCGATCGATGACGCCGGGGTCCATCGCAAGGTTCTGCTTACGCTGCGATGATTTCTCGGAAGATGCGCTCATATTCGTCCGTGATCGTGTTCCAGTCGTACTCCGTACGGACGCGTTCCACCGCCTCCGCGCGAAACGACTCCACGTCGACAGGATGCTCTACCAGCCACTGCATTTTATCGCGGAGGTCATCTATATTGCGATTGCGAAAATGCACGCCCGCGTGAGCCACCGCCTCCGTGTTGTACGCGATATCGCTCACGAGCACGCAGTTCCCCGCGCCCATCGCTTCCAGGATCGCGGGGTGTGTCCCGCCAACTTCCATCGCATTGACATAGACATACGCGTTCGCCCGCAGCGCCTTGTAGACGTCGCCATACAACGCCCCCGGAAACAGAATGCGCGCGTCCTTGGTCGATTTCAGGTCGCGGATGTACTCGTCCGCAAACGGCGCACTGCCGACGATCAGCATCTTCATATCGGTCTTCACGCCCTCGAACGCTTTCACCACCAGATGCGCGTTGTTCTCCGGTTCCAACCGGCTCACAAACAGGAAGTACTTCTCCGGCTCCACCCCAATCGATTCGAGCAAATCCGGGCGAAATCCGCGCTCCACAATGTCCGCGCCGTATGCCGCGTATGACGTCTCGCGGTTGAACTTCTTCTTGTAGTACTCGCTGATGACGCGCGAATCCGCGATGAGGACGTGGGCAAACTTGGCCGCGAGCCATTCCGCAAACTTGAAATACCGCTTCGCCCAGTCGTTCCACTTGGCGCGCTCCCATTCGAGGCCATCGGTGTTAAGGATGACTTTGATGCCGAACATGCGCGTCAACCAGATGAACGTGCTATTGCCCGAACTGCAATACAGCGAAACGTCCGCGCCGCGTCGCACCAAATCAAGGGTCGAAAACAACGTGTGGGTTATCGAATCGAGGTGCTTCGTGTGGATGCTGCCCAGGGTGACCAGCTTCACGCCCCGGTACTCGGCGAGGTGCTCCTCATAGCTTGCCTTCCGGCAATATACCGTCACCTCATGCCCTCGCTCCGCCAGGCGCACCGCAAGCTCTTCGGCAAAGGTCTCGAACCCGCCGTAGTTCGCGGGGATTCCGCGCGTGCCTAGGATCGCGATTCTCATGAATGACGCCTCGCCACCGGCTCCAAGAATGCCGCTCTCGCGAACGATTCCCTACCCACGGCGGCACAAATCCTCCCGTCTAGCCCTTTGACAACAATATACTCCGTCTCAGGACACCTTCTCTTGAGGTGCCGAGGGCACAATATATACGCATTATCTATATATGCATCAAGACCTTGCGGTCACCAACAGACGAGGCCCAACTTCGCGGAAAGCAGTATATCATATTTTTGACGGTTGTACACAATTTTCAGATTAGAGCGGAATGAATTGCGCGTTAGTCCTTGCGATAGGATCCCTTGGCGTGGAGGGTATCAGGAAGTGCCTTG is part of the Candidatus Hydrogenedentota bacterium genome and encodes:
- a CDS encoding polysaccharide biosynthesis/export family protein; protein product: MKAIPGSGLGWAALIATFLAVAGCTAPRGTIMLDPQGKSKDVTPEEIDRLSGADTTPYLLQVGDKIGVQFRVREFRDGETPWDYRIEVGDNMEVRFSAPLGDTAEYKIDVGDLLGISFLSNWQLNSNRTVRPDGFITMPQVGDIKASGLTAKELEKKLNALYKKTGIIEGDPMITVNVDFSNPDRLENMSRDVVVRPDGAIRVPGLDTDVHIAGKTVAEAGAAIKEAAGKKLSNAPDVSLVVFPFINNTLTTMNGQVTVRPDGKVSIAKIGDVQAAGYSVEEVRQYLSDVMSAMNFNDVEASLDLVQASGARIYVGGETKVNGVLPLEGSPTALSAILMAQGPTEDSRLNSVLVIRRNPNGKPYVFKTNLAKVLKTGATENDILLRAFDIVYVPKKNISKADLFVQQYIDEIVPFDNSLGVSGTYYLNTQKTNTKSRNLNGGFTIVPSNSSLIGGVINP
- a CDS encoding NTP transferase domain-containing protein; protein product: MASRTYQGVILAAGHGSRMGPFGELMPKPIVPICNKPLLAYQLESMRSVGIEEIFIVIGHLGHRITQIIGDGSQYGVRVEYVEQQQRLGIAHAVGQLERLIHSPFLLMLGDIYFEIDDLPSMFKEMEEHDAAAVIAVKEETDPEAVKRNFSVQLREDGTVRRVIEKPRHVPNLLKGCGLYLFDLPIFDAIRRTPRTAMRDEYELTDSIQILIDFEYPVRIAGVVNWDVNVTFTSDLIACSLHQLKRRNLHELVGAACTLADGVKLRDSVVGDRVAITRPATFERCVVMSDVVIDDGLDYRDTVITQRPRNHSVPGLLQESAHGS
- a CDS encoding SDR family NAD(P)-dependent oxidoreductase, whose protein sequence is MDWTGRKVLITGAGGFIGSHLVERLLSQGAEVRAVVHGNMRGSIGYLAGVPNHHTKNLEICGGNIRDGAFVREAAEGADTIFHLAAITSVAYSYANPEETIVTNVFGTLNVCNAARHEHVRRLVHTSSAGVYGTAVGGKPINEMHPVAAHNPYTASKLAADSTVESFYLSYDLPVTTCRIFNVYGPRIGRFLIIPTIIIQLMRGKELRLGDLTPTRNFTYVDDIVTAFVRMAEEDSVVGEVVNFGSTRAVTIGELAQMIANFMGKDMDIVADPERVRPKKSEILRVEADSSKARALLGWEPQVSLEEGLQRTIAWIEAGGYDDVTVPH
- a CDS encoding methyltransferase domain-containing protein, translated to MSASSEKSSQRKQNLAMDPGVIDRIGVSRYRLIKLWVADVNGRYEDAIAPHVNRDTVLLDAGCSRGDPDIPSLERAGHAVGCDVDMAGLRANVLVRDRVFAPLDALPFVSGAFDAILCKFVIEHLANPLAVFREFMRVLRPGGIVAVLTPNRYSPFAVMSGLIPHPVKAAFKGFLFGGHDEDTFPTYYRANTPGRLDALMQEAGFRSLRLEMLAGMWAFFIFIRPLALAVRAVERAAMYTPGLRRLSTHMLGVWQKPLTAGAS
- a CDS encoding DUF1972 domain-containing protein encodes the protein MRIAILGTRGIPANYGGFETFAEELAVRLAERGHEVTVYCRKASYEEHLAEYRGVKLVTLGSIHTKHLDSITHTLFSTLDLVRRGADVSLYCSSGNSTFIWLTRMFGIKVILNTDGLEWERAKWNDWAKRYFKFAEWLAAKFAHVLIADSRVISEYYKKKFNRETSYAAYGADIVERGFRPDLLESIGVEPEKYFLFVSRLEPENNAHLVVKAFEGVKTDMKMLIVGSAPFADEYIRDLKSTKDARILFPGALYGDVYKALRANAYVYVNAMEVGGTHPAILEAMGAGNCVLVSDIAYNTEAVAHAGVHFRNRNIDDLRDKMQWLVEHPVDVESFRAEAVERVRTEYDWNTITDEYERIFREIIAA